GCGGGGCCGCTCGGGTCAGGCTGCGGATGGTCCGCTCCGACTGCCGCTCGGTGGCGTAGCCGATGGCCGCGTTGACTCCCACCACCGCCAGGATGACCGCCGCGTCCAGGACCCCGCCGGTGGCCACGGATATGCCCGCCGACCCGACGAGCAAGCCCACGGGAACGTTGAGGACCTGGTCCAGGAGGATCTCGCGCACGCTCCGGGGACGGTCTTCTCCGAGCCGGTTGGGCCCTTCCTCCCGGAGGCGGGCTTCGGCGGTTTCCGGGGACAAACCGGTATGCGGGGAGGTTTCCAGGAGGCGGGCCGCCTGCTGCGGGGCGTGGCTGTGCCAGGGGGTGGTCCCCGGGCCCGGGGTGCCGCCATCTCCGGCGGCGTCGGCTTTGTCCGCTGTGGCACCGCCCCGCTCCGTGCCGGTGTCGGGGACGGCCTCCGCGAGGAGCGAGCCCAGCACGTCCTGGAGGGCGGACCGGGTCAGATCCGGGGTGTGGTGCGCCAGCAGGGACCCGGTGCGGGAGCTGGCGCGTACGCTGTGGATGCCGGAAAGCCGGCCCATTTCCTCCTCGAGCCGGGTGCCGAGCCCGGGATTCCGGTGCAGGGCGGGAATGGCGAAGCGGGTACGGCCCCGGACCGCGGCATGGCGGATGGAAAAGGGCTGCCCGGGCGCGGCGGGAGTGGGCTCCACGGAGTTGGCCGTGAGGCCGGATAGCATAGGACGCATCCTCGGCGGTGACCCGGCGCCGGGCGGCCGGTATCATTGCCATTGAAGCCCAATGGCCGGGGCCTGCCAAGGCCCGTAGGCACGACCCCATCCAGCCTAAGGAGCTCCCGAACCATGGCCGAAGACGAGCCCCGCGAACGCCCCGCGAGCACCCTGGGAATGCGCCACCTCGCCCTGTTCGTACGGGCGTTCGAGGAGTGCGAGCACTTCTACGGCGCCCTGCTGGGCATGGCCGTGGAGTGGCGGCCGGACGACGACAACGTGTACCTCAGCTCGGGGCCCGACAACCTGGCGCTGCACCGGGTGGGCGCGCCGCCCGCGGCCTTCGACGACCCCCACGCGCAGCACCTGGACCACCTCGGCTTCTTTCTGCCCGACTTCGAGGCGGTGGATGCCTGGTACGCCTTCCTCGGCGGCCACGGGGTCCGCATGAAGACCGAGCCACGCACCCACCGGGACGGCGCGCGCAGCTTCTACTGCTACGACCCGGACGGCAACACCGTGCAGATGATCTGCCACCCGCCGATTCTGGAGTGGGAGGCCGGTCGGAGCTAGCGGGCCAAGGCGCCGGAGTGCCCTGGCGGATCCGCCGGGGAAGGCTTTCCGGCGCCGGGAAAAGGAAGGCCCTCCCGTGCAGGGAGGGCCTTCTTCGCTCGTGGCAGGAGGGCCGGACTAGCCTTCGCCCTCCTCCAGATCGAGGTGGTTCACGTCCGTATGCCGGACGTCCTTGCCGTGGACCATGTAGATGACGTACTCGGTGATGTTCTTGGAGTGATCGCCGATGCGCTCCAGGGCCTTGGCCACGAACAGGATGTCGATGGTGGCCGAGATGTTGCGCGAGTCCTCCATCATGTAGGTGAGGAGCTCGCGGAAGATGCCCTCGAACATCTCGTCGATCTTGGCATCCTCCTGGTGGATGCGCAGGGCGGCCTCCGCGTCCATGGCGGCCAAAGCGTCCAGCGCCTGGCGGGTCTGGTTGCGCACCGCCTCCGACATGGAGGGAATGGCCAGATTGCGCTTCAGCGGTTTCCGCCCGCTCAGGTGCTTGGCCATGCGGGCGATTTTTTCCGCCTCGTCGCCCATGCGCTCCAGGTCGGTGATGGTCTTGATGGCCGTCATGACGAAGCGCAGATCGCGGGCCGCGGGGGTCCGCCGCGCGAGCAGGGAAACGGCCTTCTCGTCCGCGGCCACCTCCATGGCGTTGACGGCGTGGTCCTCGCGGATGGCGCCTTCGGCGGTCTCCTCGGATCCTTCCGTGAGGGCCCGCACCGCATTCTCGATCTGCTCCTCCACCTTGCTGCCCATGTTCAGGACATCGTCCCGAAGGGCTTCCAGCTCCTGATCGTAGCGGTGACTGATGTGATGGTCCCGGCTCTGCATGGTAAGAGGCTCCTCAGCCGAAGCGACCGGTGATGTAGTCCTCGGTCTTCTTCTCCCGGGGATTGGTGAACATGGTTTCGGTATCGTCGTACTCGATGAGCTCACCCATGTGGAAGAAGGCCGTGTAGCGGGCTACGCGGGCGGCCTGCTGCATGTTGTGGGTGACGATGAGGATGGTGTAGTTCTGCCGCAGCTCATCGATGAGCTCCTCGATGGTGGCCGTGGCCACGGGGTCCAGGGCCGAGGCCGGCTCGTCCATGAGGATCACCTCGGGGCTGACGGCGATGGCCCGGGCGATGCAGAGGCGCTGCTGCTGGCCCCCGGAAAGTGAGGTGCCCGGCTGGTCCAGGCGGTCCGCTACCTCATTCCATAATCCCGCCTTGCGGAGGCTGGTCTCCACCAGATCGTCCATCTCCGCGCCTTTCCTGGCGATGCCGTGAATGCGCGGGGCGTAGGCGATGTTCTCGTAGATGCTCTTGGGAAAGGGATTGGGCTTCTGGAAGACCATACCGACCCGGGAGCGCAGCTGGACCACATCCACGCTCGGGTCGTAGATGTCCTGGCCGTCCAGGTAGATCCCCCCCTTTACGTGCACGCCCTGGATGAGGTCGTTCATGCGGTTGATGCAGCGCAGGAAGGTGGACTTCCCGCAGCCGGAGGGGCCGATAAGGGCGGTAACCTCCCGCTCCTGGACATCGAGATTGATGTCGTAGAGGGCCCGGGTCTCGCCGTACCAGAGGCTCAGGTCCTTCACCTGGACCTTCACTTGGCCGGATCCGGGGGCCGCGTGCGGTGCCCCGGAGGCGGGGACCTCCGTGTGCATGGGGGTGCTGCGCCCCGCTTCCTGCGACGGGCCTTGCTGCTGGTCGGCCGCTTTTCCGGGATCGCCGCCGCTGGACCCCCCGGGATGGGATTGGGGCTCGGAATCGGCGGATTTCGGCTGTTGCATGGTTCGATTCTCCCTACCAGCGCCGTTCGAAGCGCCTGCGCAGCAGGACTGCGGCGGCGTTCAGGGTAAGCAGTACGGCCAGCAGCACAATGATGCCAGCGGCGGTGAGCTCGGCAAAGGCGCGCTCCGGCCGGGAGGCCCAGGTGAAGATCTGGGCCGGGAGCACGGTGGCGGCATCCATGACCCCGTCCGGCGGGGACGGAATAAAGGCCATCATGCCCACGATGAGCAGTGGCGCCGTCTCTCCCATGGCCTGGGCCAGGCCGATGATGGACCCGGTGAGGATCCCGGGCAGCGATAGCGGCAGGACGTGGTGCGCCACCATCTGCAGCCGGGAGGCACCGACGCCGAAGGCTCCCTCGCGGATGGAATCGGGAACCGCGCGCAGCGCGGCGCGGGTGCTGATGATGATGATCGGCAGTGTCATGAGTGCCAGGGTGAAGCCGCCCGCCAGCGCCGAGGAGCGCGGCACCCCGAAGAAGTTGATGAACACCGCCAGGCCGAGCAGGCCGTAGAGGATGGAGGGCACGGCGGCGAGGTTGTTGATGTTGACCTCGATGGCCCGCGTGAAGCGGTTGTCGGAGGCGAACTCCTCCAGGTAGACCGCCGTCATCACGCCGATGGGGAAGCTCACCAGCATGGTCACCAGCAGGGTGTAGAGGGTCCCCACCACCGCGGAGCGGATGCCGGCCATCTCCGGCATGGTGGAGTCGCCGGCGGTGAACAGCTTCCAGTTGAAGGCCAGTTCGGCGCGGCCCTGCTCGGCGAGTCGGTCGACGATCCGCCGGTCCTGGCGGGAGAGCTGGTTATGCTTGCCCTTGAGGTACTGGTCCACGCCGATATCGGCGATCACCCACTTGGTGACGGTCTTGCCCAGGAGGGCCGGCCTGCGCTCCACCTGATTGGGGATCTGGCGGAGGAAGCCGCGGCTCACCAGATACCGGACGTCCTCCTGCAAGGCCGCCAGGGGCAGCTCCACGGAGCGCTCGCTGTAGGTGACCTCCACCTTGATCTGGGCGCGCTGGAAGGCCTGGTAGCCCTTGCTGATGATGTCGCCGAAGAAGAAGACGAGAAAGGCGACCGCCAGGGTCAGGGCGCCGATGCACAGGGCCTTGAAACGGCGCTCCGCGCGGTAGCGGCGCCTGAGTAGCTTCTCGGTGCGGGAATTGGGGGTGGCCATGGTCTCTAATGGGCCTTATTCGTATTTCTCGTGGAAGCGACGGACCACGTATACGGAGATCATGTTCAGGGCCAGGGTGACGATGAAGAGCACCAGCCCCAGGCCGAAGGCCGACAGAGTCTCGGGACTGTCGAACTCCTGATCCCCGGTAAGCGCGTCGACGATGCGCACGGTCACCGTGGTCATGTCCTCCAGGGGGTTCGCGGTCAGGTTGGGACGCAGACCCGCGGCCATGACCACGATCATGGTCTCACCCAGCGCCCGGGAAACGGCCAGGATGAAGGCCGCCACCACCCCCGGCAGTGCCGCCGGAAGCAGTACGTGCTTGATGGTCTCCGAGGGCGTGGCACCCAGCGCGAAAGAGCCCTCCCGCATGCTCTGGGGGATGGCGCTGATGACATCGTCGGACAGGGACGAAACGAAGGGGATGATCATGACCCCCATGACGACCCCCGGTGCCAGGGCGTTGCTGTAGGAGGCCTCCAGGCCCACGGCCGTGGCGGCCTGGACCACCAGGGGGCTCACCGTGATGGCGGCGAAGAAGCCGTATACCACGGTGGGGATGCCGGCCAGCACCTCCAGGGTCGGCTTGGCGGCGGAGCGGACCTTCGTGGGCGCGTATTCGGACATGTAGATGGCCGAGAGCAGGCCCACGGGCAGGGCCACCGCCATGGCGACGGCGGTGATCATGAAGGTGCCGGCGAACAGGGGGACGGAGCCGAACTCCGCCTGGGCCTTGCCCTCCGCGCCGCGTCCCGCGCCGCCCAGGAAGGCGGTATCCGGACTCCAGGTGGTGCCGGTGAGGAACTCCCACAGGCTGACCACCTGGAAGAAGCGGATGGCCTCGAAGAGGATGCTGAAGATAATGCCCAGGGTCGTCAGGATGGAAACCAGGGAGGCGGCCAACAGCAGCCAGCGCACCACCGCCTCGACGATGTTGCGTGCCCGCAGCGCCGGGTGGACGCTGCGCATGGCCAGTGCCAGGCCCCCCGCGGCCACCAGGAGGCTGGCCGTGAGGGTCATGGATGCGGGCGGCGTAGCCAGGCCGAGCAGCTGCAGGAGGCTGGCGGCCAGGGCTACGGCCAGGGCCGGCAGGGCGAGCCAGACCACCGCGTACCAGCCGTAGAAGCCCGGCCGGGAATGAAGGGGGGGGCCGCTTCCGAAGGCGAGTACCCGACGGCGGCCCAGCATGTAGGCCAAGGCCATCAGGGGAAACAGGCCTCCTAAGAAGAGCAAGGCGGCTTGTCCGGGGCTCAAGGACTGCTCCTCAATGGTTCCGGCCGGAAAGGGGGCGCCATTATACCGATCATGTCGCGAAATGCCGCCCCTGCGCAGGGAATTCCCGCGGAGGGTATGTCCTGTGGGGGCCGGACGGCCGAAAAATCGGGAAAACGGGCCTGTAATCAGGCGCCTGCCCGTAAACCTGTATCGCCGTGCGCATACGGATAACAAAAGGAGCCGGCCAGAACATTCTGGCCGGCCCGGCGGTCCAGAGCGGGGCCGCTATTTCAGGTCGGCCAGCTCCAGGGCCTCGTGCTCCCCGGCTCGCTGGCGGATCGCCTCGCGCCGCTCCTTGGGTAGCGGGATGAGGCCGAGTCGCTTCAGATAGCCCAGGTCGCCGACCATCTTCTCCGAGAGGAAGAGGTTCACGTAGTCATAGAGTCCGGGAACCTCGCCCGCGTGGGCATTCTTCACGTAGAAGAACAGGCTCCGGGACACCGGGTATTCCCCGGAGGCGATGGTGTCGGGCTTCGGCGCCACGCCGTCGATGCGGGAGCCCTGGATGCGGTCCGTGTTCTCCTCCAGGAAACCGTAGCCGAAGATGCCGAGGGCATTCTTGTTCTGGATCAGCTTCTGGACGATCAGGTTGTCGTTCTCGCCCGCGGGCACGTAGACGCCGTCCTGGCGGATCTTGGTGTACCCCCCGCCGTAGCCCTCCATCTCCTCGGAGGCGGCCTCCATGACCAGCTCCTCGAAGGCATCCCGGGTGCCGGAGGTGGTGGGCGGGCCGTAGATGAGGATCTCCTCATGGGGCAGGCTGGCGTCGATGTCGTCCCAGTGTTTGTGGGGGTTCTTCACCAGCTCGCCGTTCTCGGGCACCTGCGCGGCCACCGCCAGGGTGATCTGCTCGCGGGTGAGCTTGAACTGCGGAGCGTCGACGCTGTTGGCCAGCACGATGCCGTCGGAGCCGATCACCGCCTCGGTGATGCTCTTCACGCCGTTGTCCTGGCAGCGCTTGAGCTCGCTGACCTTGATGCGGCGGGAAGCGTTGGTGATGTCGGGGGTGTCCGCACCGGATCCTGCGCAGAACAGCTTTAGCCCGCCGCCGGAGCCGGTGGATTCGATCACGGGCGTGGGGTATTTGGTGGTGGCGCCGAACTCCTCCACCACATAGCTGGCGAAGGGGTAGACGGTGCTGGAGCCGACGATGCGGATCTGCTCGCGGGCTTCCGCCTGGCCCGCCGTTACCGCCAGCACCGCGGCCGCGGCCACGCCGATGGTGCGCAGCATCTTCATGGTACATGCCTCCGAATGGGTGTGGATTGGCTGCCTGTCTCCAGGAGGTCGCTTCCAGCCAATGGTGAGTGTCCCACTGCTTTATTACAAAATTGTTACAAGGCCTTGTGGACGCCTCCGGACAGCGGTTTTTCCCGCTCCCCGGCGGGGTGGTCGGGGAGTACGGCGGAGAAGCGGGAGCCCCTTCCGGGCCGGCTGCTTACCTCCAGGTGCCCCCCGTGGTGCTGCAGGATGTGCTTGACGATGGACAGCCCCAGTCCGGTACCGCCCACCTCGCGGGAGCGGCCCTTGTCCACGCGGTAGAAGCGCTCGGTCAGCCTTGGCAGGTGCTGCGGCTCGATACCGATGCCGGAGTCCTGGACATGGACGGCGAGCTCCCCGGCGCGCGGCTCCACCTGGATCTCAACGGTGCCCCCGGCCGGGGAATATTTCAGCGCGTTGTCGACCAGGTTCCCCAGTGCCTGGTTCAGGGAATCCGCCTCGCCGTACCAGTGGTAGCCGGCCAGGGTGGCGGAGTCGGGGAGGATCAGCGCGATGTCCTGGTGTGCCGCCGTGCCCGAGAACTGATTGGAGAGGTTGGCGATCAGGGCGTCCAGGGCCACGGGGGTTTCCGGGGCGGGCTCGGGCCGGCCTTCCAGCCGGGAAAGGGTGAGCAGGTCGGCCACCAGCCCCTGCATGCGCCCGATCTGGTCGTTCATGATGGCGAGAAACTCCTGGCGCCGCTCCCGCTCCAGGTCGGGGTCCCCAAGCAGGGTCTCGGCGAAGCCCCGCAGGCTGGTGAGGGGGCTCTTCAGCTCGTGGGAGACGTTGGCCACGAAATCCTCCCGCATCTGATGGAGGCGCAGCCGCTCGGTGATCTCCTCCACTACCAGCAAGAAGGTGCCGTCCTCTTTGTGGGTCACGGTAAAGGAGAGCGTTCGCGAGGGATCGGGGTGATAGGGGGCTGTGCCGTGCCGCAGCGCCTCCCCGTCGTCGCTGAACAGATGCTGCAGGCTCGGTTCGCGGAGCCAGCCCTGCAGACGCTGACCGTGACCCCGTTCGGGGTCCAGGGCGAGGAGCTCGAAGGCCTTGCCGTTGGCCTCCATGAGGCGGCCGCGAATATCGAGGAGCGCTACCCCCACCGGGAGCTCCTGGGCGAGCCCCTCCAGCTGGGAGAGCCGGCGCCGGGTTTCCCGGATCTGGCGGTCGCGGTGCTTGAAGTAGTAGCGGAGCTCGCTTTCCAGGGTGTCCCATGCATGCGCTCCCTGCAGGGCCACCACGCCCTCCCGGGAGCGCAGCCAGCGCCGCAGGGCGAACAGCCGGGTCCGGGCCCATGCCCAGCCGATCATGCCCCCCAGCACCATTCCCCCCAGGCCGAGGGCGATGACGGGCCAGCGCGCCTGCAGGGCGCCCATGAGGGCCACCATAAGCCCGAGCGCGATGACCCCGCGGGCGCCGACGGGGAGGAGCCGCATCAGCCGGCTCTACAGGGCGGCGAAGCGATAACCGGCGCCGCGCACCGTCTGCACCAGATCGCGTGGCGCCACCGGCTCCAGGGCCTGTCGCAGGCGGCGGACGTGGACGTCCACGGTGCGCTCTTCCACTTCGGCGTGGGGTCCCCACAGCCGGTCGAGGAGCTGGCCGCGCTCATAGACCTGGCCCGGGTGGGTCATCAGGAACTGAAGGAGCCGGAATTCGGTAGGCCCGAGGTGGACCTCCTGGTCCTCGAAGAATACCTGTCGCTGGCCTGGATAGAGCCGCAGCTCGCCGACGGTGAGCACTTCCTCCTGGAGCTCCGGGTAGCTGCGCCGCAGGAGGTTGTTGACCCGGGCCACAAGCTCCCGGGGCGAGAAGGGCTTGGGGATGTAGTCGTCCGCGCCCGTCTCCAGACCGCGCACCCGGTGGTCCTCCTCGCCCTTGGCGGTGAGCATGATCACCGGGATGTGGCTGTAGGCGCCGTCCTCGCGCATGGACTTGCACAGGTCCAGCCCGCTCATACCGGGCAGCATCCAGTCGAGGATGGCCAGGTGGGGGCGCTCGTACGCCAGCCGCTCGAAGGCCGTTTCGGCGTCGCCGGCCAATTCCACGCGGAAACCGGCGGATTCGAGGTTGTGCTGGACGAGCACCTGGATGGGGGCTTCGTCCTCCACGAACAGGACCCGGATGGGCCCGGTGCTGGCGGGAAACTGATTGCTCATGGCTGGCCGTACGCTTTCTTTACGGTTCGGGCTAGATCCAGTAGGAGCCCACGGTCAGGAATTTGGAAGTCAGGCGCATGCCCGTCCGGACGGGGAAAGGCAAACGACGGCCGCCGCCCTCTTCGGCCCATTCGGCGTGGTGGCGCTCGTCGAGATACATCTGCTCCAGCACCGCCCGGCTGCGCGGGTCGTTGTCCGGAACCTGTTCCAGGTGTCCCTGCAGATGCCGCATGACCTGGCGCTCGGTCTCCGCCACGAAGCCCAGACTCCAGCGGTCTCCCGCGAGGCCGGCCACCGCGCCCATGGTGACGGAGCCGGCGAGCCACAGGGGGTTGAGCCGGCTGGCCGGCACCCCGCTGGCCGCCATGCGCTCGCTGCACCAGTTGAGGTGGTCCTGCTCCTCGCGGGCGGCCTGATCCATCTTGTCGGCCACTTCGGAGGTGCGGGCGGTGAGGCTTTGGCCCAGGTACAGGCCCTGGGCGGCCACTTCGCCGGCGTAGTTGACCCGCATGAGGCGGCCGATATGACGAGCCTGGCCGCTTCCCGGACCCGGCCCGCCCGGCGCCGGCAGGTCCAGCGCCGGTGAAGGGCGGCTCTCGGCCTGCTCGTCCGGAACGCCGGCCACCGTGCGCAGGGCCCGGTCGAAGTGCCGGATGGCGGTCTCTAGGAACAACGACGGCATGATGGAACCCTCTCGGCGGCTGGTTGACCATTGGGTACGGGCCACCGAACCGGCTTTCCAACCGTCCCGCCGGGAGGCATTATTGCCGGGCTCCATGGTAGGAAGCCCCTGTTCCACGGGGCGGTTGCCGTAAATCCGGTAGCGCAAGGATGGATAATAAATGAGTCAATTCTATTACAGCCACCATATTTTCATGTGCCAGAACGTCCGGACGGACGGGCGTGATTGCTGCAACAGCGATGGCCGGGCGGGGGAGCTGCGTCAGTACGCCAAGGATCGGGCCGGGGAATGGGGCCTGAAGAAGCCGGGCGGCGTGCGGGTCAACCAGGCCGGTTGCCTCGGACGCTGCAGCGAGGGTCCCTGCATGGTCATCTACCCCGAAGGTATCTGGTATCGTTACCAGAGCGCGGAAGATATTGACGAAATCCTTTTCGAGCACATCATGAACGGCGAGCCGGTTACGCGTTTGCGGCTGGACGATGAGTGACGGCCGGGGTCTCCATGCCTCCGGCGGACGGGGCGAATTCCTCGATCTGTCCGGTCCGGCCGGCCGGCTGGAGGCCTGTCTGGGGCTGCCGCGCGGCAGCGCGCCGAGCGCCGCCGTGCTGCTGTGCCACCCCCATCCCCGGTACGGTGGGACCATGCACAATAAGGTGGTGGTCTATCTGGCGCGTGCGCTGCGGGCCCGGGGTGCGGCCACCCTCCGCTTCAATTTCCGGGGGGTGGGGACCAGCGGCGGACAGTTCTCCGGCGGACCGGGGGAGGTGGCCGACGCGGCGGCAGCGCTGGAGGCCCTAGCCGAACGCCTCCCCGGTGTGCCTTTGGGAGTGGCGGGCTTCTCCTTCGGGGCCTATGCGGGGCTGCGCGCTGCGGCCCTGGACGATCGGGTGCGGCAGCTGACGGCGGTGGCGCCGCCGGTGGCCTGGTACGACTTCGGCTTCCTGGAAACCGATCCGCGGCGGACCCTGCTTGTGCAAGGCGGGGCGGACGAGGTGGTGGATGCGGAGGCCGTGGATGCCTTCCGTGGGAAGATGGGCAAGGAGCCGGAATGGCTCTACTATCCGGAGGCGGATCATTTCTTCACCGGCCTGGTGCGGGAAATGGCCGGGCAAGTGGCCGAGCACGCACTGGAAGAGGCGCTGACGCCCGCCTAGGCGGCTGCATGAACCCCGCGGCATACCGCGCGCTCGTGCGCGGCGCGGGGGCGTCCCACATCCCGGGCGGAGGATAGGTGCGCCATGTCGGAAGCGATGGAGCAGCTGGGCCGGGCGCCGCTCTTCCGGAATCTGGGGGAGGACGTGCTTGCGGAGATTGCGGGATTTACCCATTCCCGCAGTCTGGATCGCGGGGAGCCCCTGTTCCAGGCGGGGGATCCCTTCCGCAGCTTCTTCGTCGTCAACAGCGGCCACATCCAGCTTTCCCGCCTGGCCAGCACGGGCCACGAGAAAGTGGTGGAGATCATCGGTCCCGGCGAGACCTTCGCCGAGGCGGTGCTGTTCATGGACGGCAAGAAGTATCCGGTGGATGCCCGGGCCCTGGAGGCCACGGAGCTTCTGGAGATCGGCGCCGAGGGCTTCAACCACCTGCTGGACAGCAGGCCGGGCCTGACCCGCAACCTGCTCGGCGCCCTCAGCAAGCGGCTGCACCAGCTGGTTCAGGATGTGGCCGCCCTCACCCTGGAGGACGCCACCGGACGGGTGGTGGGCTATCTCCTCGCCCAGGCGGAGGGTGCCGGCGGGGAGGTTCATTTACCGGCGAAGAAGGCGGCCATCGCCAGCCGCCTGGGCATTCAGCCGGAAACCTTTTCCCGGGTGCTGGGCCGCCTCCGGGAGGCGGGGGCCATTGAGGTGGAGGGCGACCGCATCCGCATCCGGGATTCCGAGCGGCTTCAGGAAATCCTCAAGGCCTGAGGCGCACTGGTTTTCGTAGGGCGGTGCCCGCTTTTCCACTTTGATATGCGTCAATGCGCTGCAGGCCCCCATCCGGTGTGCTGTGGTTGGTACATCGGCAAGGGAGCCGCCCAATGCACCCCCGCAACCGCTGGTTTATCGTCTGTTCCCTCCTTTACGCCGTGATCGGCGGCGGCTTCGGCGCCGTTCAGGCGATCGCCCCGGGACTCCTCCCGGGAGCTCCCGCGCGCGCCCACGGCCACATCATGCTGCTGGGCTTCGTGGCCATGATGATCTACGGCGTCGCCCTCCATACCCTCCCCCGCTTCGCCAACAGGCCCCTGTACTCCGAGCGGTTGGCCAACCTGCAGCTATGGGCGGCCAATATTGGCCTGGTCCTGCTGGTGGTGGGGTGGCTGGGGTATTGGAAAGCGGTGCTGTTCACGGGCGGCACGATCGCCTGGGCCGCCATGGCGGTCTTTGCCTATAACATCCTCCGTTCCGTGTCCGCGCGTCCCGCCGAGGAGGAAGGAGGCTGACATGGCGAATTACCGCGGCTGCGATCTGCCCGAGGACCTCTACTACGATCTGGACTATGTCTGGGTGCGGCCGGAGGAGGACGGCACCTTCACGCTGGGCATCACCGACCCGGCCCAGACCATGAGCGGGCGGGTGCAGTACGCTCGTTTCAAGAAGCCCGGCAAGCGTATCCGGAGCGGCAAGCCGGTGGGCCGACTGGAGAGCAGCAAGTGGGCCGGCGGCATCCCCGCGCCCTTCGATGGCGAGATCGTCGCGGTGAATTCGCTTATGGAGCAGGATCCCGGCCAGGTGAACATCGCCCCCTACGGAGAGGCCTGGCTGGTGCGGCTGCGCCCCGAGAATCCGGAGAGCGCGCTCGAGAACCTCGCCACCGGGCAGCAGGCCCTGGAAGCCATGAAGGTGTGGGTCGACCGCTACGATGTCTACTGCATGCGCTGCGCGGTTCCGGGCGCCGAGGAAGAGGACGTGCCGTGAAGGTAACCCTGCTGGTCTCGGAGTGGTGCAGCGTCTGCCCCAACGCCGAGCGGATCTGGCGCCAGGTCAATGAGGAGAAGGACTTCGAGCTCGAGGTCCTGGACGTGGCGCAGCCCGAGGGCCGGAAGGTGGTCGCCGAGAAGCTGATCAAGACCGTCCCCGCGACCCTGGTGGACGATGCGCTGAAGAAGGTGGGCGTGCCCGGGGCCGAGGAGGCCCGGGAGCTGGTCCGTTGCGCCCCGCCCCGCGAGGGTGGTGGCGAGGCCCGGGAAGAGGCAGGGGCGACCATGACCATGCGCCGGGGGCCCCGCCACATGGTCCGCGCCTCGGTGGTCTACCTTACCCTGGCAGGGCTTACCCTGGTGGGCCGGGGGGACCTTCTGGGCGGAGGAATCGGCCTGTTCCATCTGTTCACCTACGGTTTTTTGGTCTTCATGATCTTCGGGGTGGCAGAGCACATGCTGCCCCGCTTCACCGGGCACGCGGTCCGCACTGGATGGCTGCCGTCCGCCCAGCTCGCATTCCTGCACGGCGGGCTGTGGCTGTTCGTCGCCGGCCGCTGGCTCGGGGGGACGGAGATGGCGGGCGGCGGCGCCCTGCTTATGTGGGGGGGCGTGCTGGCCGCCAGCGCCCGTCTCCTGCCCCTGGTGTGGCGGCCCTCCACGGCGGAGCGGGCCGCGAGCGCGGAAGTGGCTTGAACCAACGGGCCGGGCAGGCTATACTTTTCCGCTTTCTCCGGGGCAACCCCCAGCAAGAACGAGTTTCGGAGCGGGCTCGATGAAGACCTATTCGGCGAAACCGGACGAGGTGCAGCGTAACTGGTACGTGGTGGATGCCAGCCAGTACCGGCTCGGTCGTCTGGCCACGGAAGTGGCCCGGCGCCTGCGCGGCAAGCACAAGCCGGAGT
This sequence is a window from Thiohalorhabdus sp. Cl-TMA. Protein-coding genes within it:
- the coq7 gene encoding 2-polyprenyl-3-methyl-6-methoxy-1,4-benzoquinone monooxygenase, with product MPSLFLETAIRHFDRALRTVAGVPDEQAESRPSPALDLPAPGGPGPGSGQARHIGRLMRVNYAGEVAAQGLYLGQSLTARTSEVADKMDQAAREEQDHLNWCSERMAASGVPASRLNPLWLAGSVTMGAVAGLAGDRWSLGFVAETERQVMRHLQGHLEQVPDNDPRSRAVLEQMYLDERHHAEWAEEGGGRRLPFPVRTGMRLTSKFLTVGSYWI
- a CDS encoding ATP-binding protein, whose protein sequence is MRLLPVGARGVIALGLMVALMGALQARWPVIALGLGGMVLGGMIGWAWARTRLFALRRWLRSREGVVALQGAHAWDTLESELRYYFKHRDRQIRETRRRLSQLEGLAQELPVGVALLDIRGRLMEANGKAFELLALDPERGHGQRLQGWLREPSLQHLFSDDGEALRHGTAPYHPDPSRTLSFTVTHKEDGTFLLVVEEITERLRLHQMREDFVANVSHELKSPLTSLRGFAETLLGDPDLERERRQEFLAIMNDQIGRMQGLVADLLTLSRLEGRPEPAPETPVALDALIANLSNQFSGTAAHQDIALILPDSATLAGYHWYGEADSLNQALGNLVDNALKYSPAGGTVEIQVEPRAGELAVHVQDSGIGIEPQHLPRLTERFYRVDKGRSREVGGTGLGLSIVKHILQHHGGHLEVSSRPGRGSRFSAVLPDHPAGEREKPLSGGVHKAL
- a CDS encoding alpha/beta hydrolase, yielding MSDGRGLHASGGRGEFLDLSGPAGRLEACLGLPRGSAPSAAVLLCHPHPRYGGTMHNKVVVYLARALRARGAATLRFNFRGVGTSGGQFSGGPGEVADAAAALEALAERLPGVPLGVAGFSFGAYAGLRAAALDDRVRQLTAVAPPVAWYDFGFLETDPRRTLLVQGGADEVVDAEAVDAFRGKMGKEPEWLYYPEADHFFTGLVREMAGQVAEHALEEALTPA
- a CDS encoding (2Fe-2S) ferredoxin domain-containing protein — encoded protein: MSQFYYSHHIFMCQNVRTDGRDCCNSDGRAGELRQYAKDRAGEWGLKKPGGVRVNQAGCLGRCSEGPCMVIYPEGIWYRYQSAEDIDEILFEHIMNGEPVTRLRLDDE
- the phoB gene encoding phosphate regulon transcriptional regulator PhoB, whose product is MSNQFPASTGPIRVLFVEDEAPIQVLVQHNLESAGFRVELAGDAETAFERLAYERPHLAILDWMLPGMSGLDLCKSMREDGAYSHIPVIMLTAKGEEDHRVRGLETGADDYIPKPFSPRELVARVNNLLRRSYPELQEEVLTVGELRLYPGQRQVFFEDQEVHLGPTEFRLLQFLMTHPGQVYERGQLLDRLWGPHAEVEERTVDVHVRRLRQALEPVAPRDLVQTVRGAGYRFAAL
- a CDS encoding glutaredoxin family protein, which produces MKVTLLVSEWCSVCPNAERIWRQVNEEKDFELEVLDVAQPEGRKVVAEKLIKTVPATLVDDALKKVGVPGAEEARELVRCAPPREGGGEAREEAGATMTMRRGPRHMVRASVVYLTLAGLTLVGRGDLLGGGIGLFHLFTYGFLVFMIFGVAEHMLPRFTGHAVRTGWLPSAQLAFLHGGLWLFVAGRWLGGTEMAGGGALLMWGGVLAASARLLPLVWRPSTAERAASAEVA
- a CDS encoding Crp/Fnr family transcriptional regulator — encoded protein: MSEAMEQLGRAPLFRNLGEDVLAEIAGFTHSRSLDRGEPLFQAGDPFRSFFVVNSGHIQLSRLASTGHEKVVEIIGPGETFAEAVLFMDGKKYPVDARALEATELLEIGAEGFNHLLDSRPGLTRNLLGALSKRLHQLVQDVAALTLEDATGRVVGYLLAQAEGAGGEVHLPAKKAAIASRLGIQPETFSRVLGRLREAGAIEVEGDRIRIRDSERLQEILKA
- a CDS encoding glycine cleavage system protein H; protein product: MANYRGCDLPEDLYYDLDYVWVRPEEDGTFTLGITDPAQTMSGRVQYARFKKPGKRIRSGKPVGRLESSKWAGGIPAPFDGEIVAVNSLMEQDPGQVNIAPYGEAWLVRLRPENPESALENLATGQQALEAMKVWVDRYDVYCMRCAVPGAEEEDVP